In Halorussus limi, a genomic segment contains:
- a CDS encoding 30S ribosomal protein S15, whose translation MARMHTRRRGSSDSDKPVADEPPEWSDVDEDEIEERVVELAEQGHSPSQIGLKLRDEGVKGTPIPDVKLATGKKVTEILEENDATGEVPEDLYNLLERAVRLREHMDDNPQDAANKRALQNTQSKVRRLVDYYRGDELDEDFTYSYDTAKEITEG comes from the coding sequence ATGGCACGAATGCACACCCGCCGCCGCGGCTCGTCCGACTCGGACAAGCCAGTGGCAGACGAACCGCCGGAGTGGAGCGACGTAGACGAAGACGAAATCGAAGAGCGCGTGGTCGAACTGGCCGAGCAGGGTCACAGCCCGAGCCAGATCGGCCTGAAGCTTCGCGACGAGGGCGTGAAGGGCACGCCGATTCCGGACGTGAAGCTGGCGACCGGCAAGAAGGTCACGGAGATTCTCGAAGAGAACGACGCCACCGGCGAAGTACCGGAGGACCTCTACAACCTGCTCGAGCGGGCCGTCCGCCTGCGCGAACACATGGACGACAACCCGCAGGACGCCGCCAACAAGCGCGCGCTCCAGAACACCCAGTCGAAGGTCCGTCGCCTCGTGGACTACTACCGCGGCGACGAACTCGACGAGGACTTCACGTACTCCTACGACACCGCCAAGGAAATCACCGAAGGCTGA
- a CDS encoding exonuclease RecJ, with the protein MSTSGRSGTGDGRASSASDAAAELREADFVRVLARADGDCLAAAGLLARACAERGVPYQVRVGRFGETLADSDESGDEDADATVGVGLDAAADVHLPAEATPASVTAFDVAGELGATPNAALALAGVVAAGHPAGSGESAHVLERAREAGLEPRPGVGVPTEDLADGLAHCTLAHAEYSGDTEAAQAALAELGLPAELDEAAHRTVASEFALAVTGVEAATDRAAEAVERALQPHAIPGGGSGDESDSTDPEDVSAPFATVEGYADVLDAVARERPGTGVALALGHDARDDALDAWRGHAERAHTVLREATTGRYDGLFALRTDDAPVETVARLLRDFRSPEPVALVVSESEAAAFAVEDSAVGAAMTEAARAVDGTGGGTPDRGYARFDPETDAKEFLSAFREARP; encoded by the coding sequence ATGTCCACCTCGGGTCGAAGCGGAACCGGTGACGGGCGAGCCTCCTCGGCCAGCGACGCGGCCGCCGAACTGCGCGAGGCCGACTTCGTTCGCGTTCTCGCGCGCGCCGACGGCGACTGCCTCGCGGCGGCCGGACTGCTCGCCCGCGCGTGCGCCGAGCGCGGCGTCCCCTATCAGGTTCGCGTCGGGCGATTCGGCGAGACGCTCGCCGACTCGGACGAATCCGGCGACGAAGACGCGGACGCCACGGTCGGCGTCGGTCTCGACGCCGCGGCCGACGTTCACCTGCCGGCCGAGGCGACGCCGGCGAGCGTGACCGCCTTCGACGTCGCGGGCGAACTCGGTGCGACCCCGAACGCCGCGCTGGCGCTCGCGGGGGTCGTCGCCGCAGGCCACCCCGCAGGGTCGGGCGAGAGCGCACACGTCCTCGAACGCGCACGCGAGGCGGGCCTCGAACCCCGGCCGGGCGTCGGCGTGCCGACTGAGGACCTCGCGGACGGTCTCGCTCACTGCACGCTCGCGCACGCCGAGTACTCGGGGGACACCGAGGCCGCGCAGGCGGCGCTGGCCGAACTCGGTCTGCCCGCCGAACTCGACGAGGCGGCCCACCGCACGGTCGCCTCGGAGTTCGCACTCGCGGTCACGGGTGTCGAAGCCGCGACCGACCGCGCCGCGGAAGCGGTCGAGCGCGCGCTTCAGCCCCACGCGATTCCGGGCGGCGGGTCTGGCGACGAGTCCGACAGCACCGATCCGGAGGACGTGAGCGCGCCCTTCGCCACGGTCGAAGGCTACGCCGACGTTCTGGACGCCGTCGCGCGCGAGCGACCGGGCACCGGCGTCGCGCTGGCCCTCGGCCACGACGCGCGGGACGACGCGCTCGACGCGTGGCGCGGCCACGCCGAGCGCGCCCACACCGTCCTCCGCGAGGCCACGACGGGCCGGTACGACGGCCTGTTCGCGCTCCGGACCGACGACGCCCCCGTGGAGACGGTCGCCCGTCTCCTGCGGGACTTCCGGTCGCCCGAACCCGTCGCGCTCGTCGTGAGCGAGTCCGAGGCCGCCGCGTTCGCGGTCGAGGATTCGGCCGTCGGCGCGGCGATGACCGAGGCCGCGCGAGCGGTCGACGGAACGGGCGGCGGCACGCCCGACCGCGGTTACGCCCGGTTCGACCCCGAGACGGACGCCAAGGAGTTCCTTTCCGCGTTCCGGGAGGCCAGACCGTGA
- a CDS encoding KEOPS complex subunit Pcc1: protein MTDRRADSEESAGRSATVRTELDDAEILAASVRPDNTSEIDTRVETDDSGVDGDAEDAGTVVTTVERETTGGLRTTVDDYVVNLAVAQRVVQAGKRFTADEDTTTQS, encoded by the coding sequence GTGACCGACCGTCGCGCAGACTCCGAGGAGTCGGCCGGGCGTTCGGCGACCGTTCGGACGGAACTCGACGACGCCGAGATTCTGGCGGCGTCGGTTCGCCCGGACAACACGTCCGAAATCGACACGCGGGTCGAGACGGACGACTCCGGCGTCGACGGCGACGCCGAGGACGCCGGGACGGTCGTGACGACCGTCGAGCGCGAGACGACCGGCGGCCTGCGGACCACGGTGGACGACTACGTCGTCAACCTCGCGGTGGCACAGCGAGTCGTACAGGCAGGCAAACGATTCACAGCAGACGAAGACACAACAACTCAATCATGA
- a CDS encoding 30S ribosomal protein S3ae: protein MSERSVSKQKQEKRWYTIHAPEQFDRQELGGTPADEPDKVLGRNIETTLGELKGDASENNTKLTFKINDVGSDAAYTEFIKHELTRDYLRSLVRRGASKVEAYITVLTTDDYRVQIQPVAFTTKDADASQEQAIRRTMIDIVEEAGKDRTFEDLIDSVVEGRLSSAIYGEAKTIYPLRRVEIQKATLEARPEEVAAEEETSVDVDEEEVEV, encoded by the coding sequence ATGAGCGAACGATCCGTATCCAAGCAGAAACAGGAGAAGCGGTGGTACACCATCCACGCTCCCGAGCAGTTCGACCGACAGGAGCTCGGTGGCACCCCCGCAGACGAACCGGACAAAGTTCTCGGCCGCAACATCGAGACGACGCTGGGCGAACTGAAAGGCGACGCCAGCGAGAACAACACCAAGCTCACGTTCAAAATCAACGACGTGGGGAGCGACGCGGCGTACACCGAGTTCATCAAGCACGAACTCACCCGCGACTACCTGCGGAGTCTGGTCCGCCGCGGTGCCTCGAAGGTCGAGGCGTACATCACGGTCCTGACGACCGACGACTACCGCGTCCAGATTCAGCCCGTCGCGTTCACGACCAAGGACGCCGACGCGAGCCAAGAGCAGGCGATTCGCCGGACGATGATCGACATCGTGGAAGAGGCCGGGAAGGACCGCACCTTCGAGGACCTCATCGACAGCGTCGTCGAGGGTCGACTCTCCTCTGCCATCTACGGCGAGGCCAAGACCATCTACCCGCTGCGCCGCGTCGAGATTCAGAAGGCGACGCTGGAAGCCCGTCCCGAGGAGGTCGCCGCCGAGGAAGAGACCTCCGTCGACGTGGACGAGGAAGAAGTCGAAGTCTGA
- a CDS encoding VOC family protein, with protein MNVNWVDHLNLRIPEDGVDEFVALYRDALGFDTEHLDEYRAGETGFFYLRLTDESVFHVSPTDSFTPPDGDAFNHVALFVDEPRSTVRERLQESDAEIVEDVDSRLGATGRYPSVYFEDPFGYLVELKSSE; from the coding sequence ATGAACGTAAACTGGGTCGACCACCTGAACCTCCGGATACCCGAAGACGGCGTGGACGAGTTCGTCGCACTCTACCGCGACGCGCTGGGGTTCGACACCGAACACTTGGACGAGTACCGTGCGGGCGAGACGGGGTTCTTCTACCTGCGTCTGACCGACGAGTCGGTCTTTCACGTCTCGCCGACCGACTCGTTCACTCCGCCCGACGGCGACGCGTTCAATCACGTCGCGCTGTTCGTGGACGAACCGCGTTCGACGGTCCGAGAGCGTCTGCAAGAGAGCGACGCCGAAATCGTCGAGGACGTCGATAGTCGCCTCGGTGCGACCGGACGCTACCCCTCCGTGTACTTCGAGGACCCCTTCGGCTATCTCGTCGAACTGAAATCGAGCGAGTAG
- a CDS encoding plastocyanin/azurin family copper-binding protein produces the protein MDRRTFLAGAANVTAVGVAGCTALGGGTDAPSDYDVGMGSAFFRPEVLEVTTGETVVWANTGNRRHTVTAYENQIPDDAEFFASGGFDSEQAARDGWRNGFEGHISPGATYERTFEIPGEYHYFCIPHEPTGMVGKVVVTE, from the coding sequence ATGGACCGCCGCACTTTCCTCGCCGGGGCCGCGAACGTCACAGCAGTCGGGGTAGCCGGATGCACCGCTCTCGGGGGCGGGACCGACGCGCCGAGCGACTATGACGTGGGCATGGGGTCGGCGTTCTTCCGGCCCGAAGTCCTCGAAGTCACGACCGGCGAGACCGTCGTCTGGGCCAACACGGGCAATCGCAGGCACACCGTGACGGCCTACGAGAACCAGATTCCCGACGACGCCGAGTTCTTCGCCTCGGGCGGTTTCGACTCCGAGCAGGCCGCCCGCGACGGGTGGCGGAACGGTTTCGAGGGCCACATCAGCCCCGGCGCGACCTACGAGCGGACCTTCGAGATTCCCGGCGAGTACCACTACTTCTGCATCCCGCACGAACCGACCGGGATGGTCGGGAAAGTCGTCGTGACGGAGTAG
- a CDS encoding pyridoxamine 5'-phosphate oxidase family protein: MTDRDERSDGRNDSLDLDARRDRPETEESYGIPATKEGLLSWEFVVSRLADDRTYWLSTTRPDGRPHARPVWGVWLDDRFHCGGGERTRWVRNLAANAAVTVHRESGEEVVVVEGTAERLNDDTADPERIERIDAAYDEKYGIRHGTPFFAVEPETVLAWSDYPADATRWTFEESEP; encoded by the coding sequence ATGACCGACCGAGACGAACGCAGCGACGGGCGAAACGACTCGCTCGACCTCGACGCGCGCCGGGACCGCCCCGAGACTGAGGAGAGCTACGGCATCCCCGCGACGAAGGAGGGCCTGCTGTCGTGGGAGTTCGTGGTCTCGCGGCTGGCGGACGACCGGACCTACTGGCTCTCGACCACGCGACCCGACGGCCGCCCGCACGCCCGACCGGTGTGGGGCGTCTGGCTCGACGACCGGTTCCACTGCGGCGGCGGCGAGCGAACGCGGTGGGTCCGCAATCTCGCGGCGAACGCCGCGGTCACGGTCCACCGCGAGAGCGGCGAGGAAGTCGTCGTCGTGGAGGGCACCGCCGAGCGCCTCAACGACGACACCGCCGACCCCGAGCGAATCGAGCGCATCGACGCGGCGTACGACGAGAAGTACGGAATCCGCCACGGGACGCCCTTCTTCGCGGTCGAACCCGAGACGGTGCTGGCGTGGAGCGACTACCCGGCGGACGCCACGCGGTGGACGTTCGAGGAGTCGGAGCCGTGA
- a CDS encoding protein sorting system archaetidylserine synthase (This PssA-like phosphatidyltransferase, along with a PssD-like decarboxylase, is required in Haloarchaea for the archaeosortase ArtA to replace the PGF-CTERM sorting signal with a C-terminal lipid anchor.), whose protein sequence is MEPRFVGRLGVADAVTVANAALGFLAAVAATVDPELAARLVLLAAVADGLDGVVARKLGSTPAGEYLDSLADVASFGVAPAVLVFAVARGRWTLTDPSAVTVAVFSVPALFVAMAVVRLGLYTAYDVGNGHTEGVPSTLAGTVLAASVLAGVEDAAVLLAAAGAFAYLMVTRVTYPDLFARDALAMGGLQALAILAPAAFGRTFPRLLLAAALAYLLLGPRFYWRETDCDLEEREVEGPEVGDARG, encoded by the coding sequence ATGGAACCCCGGTTCGTCGGTCGGCTCGGCGTCGCCGACGCGGTGACGGTCGCCAACGCCGCGCTCGGTTTCCTCGCGGCGGTCGCCGCGACTGTCGACCCGGAACTGGCCGCCCGACTCGTGTTGCTCGCCGCGGTCGCCGACGGTCTCGACGGCGTCGTCGCCCGGAAACTGGGCAGCACGCCCGCGGGCGAGTATCTGGACTCGCTGGCCGACGTGGCCTCGTTCGGGGTCGCGCCCGCCGTGCTGGTGTTCGCGGTCGCTCGCGGCCGCTGGACGCTGACCGACCCCTCCGCGGTGACGGTCGCGGTTTTCTCCGTGCCCGCGCTGTTCGTGGCGATGGCGGTCGTCCGACTCGGACTCTACACCGCCTACGACGTAGGCAACGGCCACACTGAGGGCGTGCCGAGTACGCTCGCCGGTACGGTTCTGGCCGCGAGCGTGCTGGCGGGCGTCGAGGACGCCGCGGTCCTGCTCGCGGCCGCGGGAGCCTTCGCGTACCTGATGGTGACGCGCGTGACCTACCCGGACCTCTTCGCGCGGGACGCGCTGGCGATGGGCGGACTCCAGGCGCTGGCCATCCTCGCCCCGGCCGCGTTCGGCCGGACGTTCCCCCGACTCCTGCTCGCGGCGGCGCTCGCGTACCTCCTTCTCGGCCCGCGGTTCTACTGGCGCGAGACCGACTGCGATCTCGAAGAGCGCGAGGTCGAGGGGCCGGAAGTCGGCGACGCGCGAGGGTGA
- a CDS encoding HEAT repeat domain-containing protein, with protein sequence MSDEEEADETETEDAPEADEQAEEEQTEETELDTTPLSEEEIEAELDEAESELDAAETEADLDEVEAHLDEIEGHVETADLPEPDDEDEEGPREAFEDRLADLRSELEDARGPYAEDVVEDVSESGTTVEETEWTDTGREELAEVVEAFVADVEEILGVSISAPISTDVADLAGAIEDAAVEIGEAGLDPDADAETIAELQDAAADLDAGVEAAEEWDDLETREQLQAQGFYDVLDHRKDYPPEWHALKVWEKRGRADMVLLALDSLQSNFMEEHCKEALERMGHPDSLDKMKELAQRRDESAIRTIGKIGDEEGLDAVLDYVDSDPGLAKPALRAVGEIGSEEATQDVADQLVADEASIRSQAARALGLIGDTRAIEPLADLLEDDEADEVRASAAWALNQIGTERALEAVRPYADDRAYLVQAEAEKAVDGETRSAA encoded by the coding sequence ATGAGCGACGAGGAAGAGGCCGACGAGACCGAAACCGAGGACGCACCGGAAGCGGACGAGCAGGCCGAAGAAGAGCAGACCGAGGAGACGGAACTCGACACGACGCCGCTCTCCGAGGAGGAGATAGAGGCGGAACTCGACGAAGCCGAGTCGGAACTCGACGCGGCCGAGACCGAGGCCGACCTCGACGAGGTGGAGGCCCACCTCGACGAAATCGAGGGTCACGTCGAGACGGCCGACCTCCCGGAACCCGACGACGAGGACGAGGAGGGTCCCCGCGAGGCGTTCGAGGACCGCCTCGCCGACCTCCGGAGCGAACTCGAAGACGCCCGCGGCCCCTACGCCGAGGACGTCGTCGAGGACGTGAGCGAGTCCGGAACCACCGTCGAGGAGACGGAGTGGACCGACACGGGCCGCGAGGAACTCGCCGAAGTGGTCGAGGCCTTCGTCGCCGACGTAGAGGAGATTCTCGGCGTCTCCATCTCCGCGCCCATCTCGACTGACGTGGCGGACCTCGCGGGCGCTATCGAGGACGCCGCCGTCGAAATCGGCGAGGCGGGTCTCGACCCCGACGCGGACGCCGAGACCATCGCGGAACTGCAGGACGCGGCGGCGGACCTCGACGCCGGCGTCGAGGCCGCCGAGGAGTGGGACGACCTCGAAACCCGCGAGCAGTTGCAGGCGCAGGGCTTCTACGACGTACTCGACCACCGCAAGGACTACCCGCCGGAGTGGCACGCGCTGAAGGTCTGGGAGAAGCGCGGCCGCGCCGACATGGTCCTGCTCGCGCTCGACAGCCTCCAATCGAACTTCATGGAGGAACACTGCAAGGAGGCGCTCGAACGCATGGGCCACCCCGACTCGCTCGACAAGATGAAGGAACTCGCCCAGCGCCGCGACGAGTCCGCCATCCGCACCATCGGGAAAATCGGCGACGAGGAGGGTCTCGACGCGGTGCTGGACTACGTGGATTCGGACCCCGGCCTCGCCAAACCCGCGCTCAGAGCGGTCGGCGAAATCGGCAGCGAGGAGGCGACCCAAGACGTGGCCGACCAACTCGTGGCCGACGAGGCCTCGATTCGGAGTCAGGCCGCCCGCGCGCTCGGTCTCATCGGCGACACGCGCGCCATCGAACCGCTGGCGGACCTGCTCGAAGACGACGAAGCCGACGAGGTCCGGGCCAGCGCGGCGTGGGCGCTCAACCAAATCGGCACCGAACGAGCGCTCGAAGCGGTCCGACCCTACGCCGACGACCGTGCGTACCTCGTGCAGGCCGAGGCCGAGAAGGCGGTCGACGGCGAGACCCGGTCCGCGGCGTAA
- a CDS encoding DUF7837 family putative zinc-binding protein, translating to MAYETQTVGHCPNCGESITRDYLLIEYESDGRPARFAECPDCREVVHPSAE from the coding sequence ATGGCGTACGAAACGCAAACGGTCGGGCACTGTCCGAACTGCGGCGAATCGATCACGCGAGACTACCTCCTCATCGAGTACGAGTCCGACGGCCGTCCCGCCCGCTTCGCCGAGTGTCCCGACTGCCGGGAAGTCGTCCACCCGTCAGCCGAGTAG